The Trypanosoma brucei brucei TREU927 chromosome 9, whole genome shotgun sequence genome includes a window with the following:
- a CDS encoding variant surface glycoprotein, translated as MSPKLGIAPTLLIASLTSPRPGEATAGNAIKKANWQAICKVTADAGNLAGIALTNIRAPALQVAADIKALLRTLIYIEGNSTNAATKAQRTATAFLGGQTAENLEYYSSTSVATDVTTARNAGRLQGATHEFMSVQADGSTSANGCIGDDESGTNALAGFSAVVAADPNCQLSWETVTPYDGAVTAITKTGLSGKFANAIAHNEFTSGDRKCNINSDASGFKLSNDGTGVDTAGHNPKMAAGIISLDGTNGIHTVALANVMTNDEHPYLKAAATAAKRGKQTPKAADLTTADTALASTGFKKAARRHILGKKETADDSDTTLAAKVKEAFGSDESINKLISTNVNDMPITGILKYNTDAKSLGQITDISELLRLYFYYSDLNKQKLAETAKKLQEAEFKKETKSAKEKEKEGNTKGKDKQDGCDKLKDQGCVFNKDGNDGEKCTLKKEAKEKLKKAGQETGEKDSKTRTTNTTGINSFVINKAPLLLPVLLLA; from the coding sequence atgtCACCAAAGTTAGGGATAGCCCCGACGCTGCTAATCGCTTCACTAACATCACCACGACCAGGCGAAGCAACAGCGGGAAACGCCATCAAGAAAGCAAACTGGCAAGCAATATGCAAAGTAACCGCTGACGCAGGAAATCTAGCAGGAATTGCGCTAACGAATATTCGAGCGCCTGCATTGCAAGTGGCGGCTGACATAAAAGCACTCTTACGCACTTTAATCTACATAGAAGGCAACTCAACCAATGCAGCGACAAAAGCGCAGAGAACAGCAACAGCTTTCCTAGGCGGCCAAACAGCAGAGAACCTAGAATACTACTCATCAACAAGTGTAGCAACAGACGTAACAACAGCCCGAAACGCCGGCAGGCTGCAAGGAGCAACGCACGAATTCATGTCTGTACAAGCAGACGGATCAACCTCAGCAAACGGCTGTATCGGCGATGACGAGTCTGGAACCAACGCATTAGCGGGATTCAGCGCCGTCGTAGCGGCAGACCCAAACTGTCAGCTCAGCTGGGAAACAGTAACACCGTACGACGGCGCAGTGACAGCCATAACGAAAACGGGACTAAGCGGAAAATTTGCAAATGCCATAGCGCACAACGAGTTCACAAGCGGAGACAGAAAATGCAACATCAATTCGGACGCAAGCGGATTTAAACTGAGCAACGACGGTACCGGCGTTGACACAGCAGGGCACAACCCCAAGATGGCCGCAGGGATAATAAGCCTAGACGGAACCAACGGCATTCACACGGTGGCGCTGGCGAACGTCATGACAAACGACGAACACCCGTACCTcaaagcggcagcaacagccGCAAAGCGGGGCAAGCAAACGCCTAAAGCAGCGGACCTCACAACTGCAGATACTGCCTTAGCCTCAACAGGTTTCAAAAAGGCAGCTCGCAGACACATTCTtggtaaaaaggaaacagccGATGACAGCGATACCACATTGGCAGCAAAGGTCAAGGAAGCTTTTGGTAGTGACGAGAGCATCAACAAATTAATATCAACCAACGTAAACGATATGCCTATCACAGGCATACTAAAATACAACACAGATGCCAAAAGCCTAGGCCAAATAACCGACATAAGCGAGCTGCTGCGCTTGTACTTTTACTACTCGGACTTGAACAAACAGAAGCTGGCTGAGACCGCGAAAAAACTTCAAGAGGCAGAATTCaagaaagagacaaaatcagcaaaagagaaagaaaaagaaggcaaTACCAAAGGCAAGGACAAACAAGATGGGTGTGACAAGCTAAAGGACCAGGGATGTGTTTTTAACAAAGATGGCAATGATGgtgaaaagtgcacattgaaaAAGGAGGCGAAagaaaaactgaaaaaagCAGGCCAAGAAACAGGAGAGAAAGATAGCAAAACCagaaccacaaacaccacaggaatcaattcttttgtcattaacaaggcccctcttttgcttccaGTTTTGCTTCTAGCATAA